The nucleotide sequence CCAGATCTTCGATCTGCACCAGGAACCATTCGTCGATGTTGGTCAGCTCAAACACCTCCTCGACGCTCTTGCCGGCGCGGAACGCGTCGGCCACGTACCAGATGCGCTCGGCGCCCGGCACGGTCAGTTCGCGCTTGAGGATGTGTTCGCTGTCCGGATTGCTCAGGTCGAGCTTCGGATCGAAGCCGTTGACGCCGACTTCCAGGCCGCGCAGGGCTTTCTGCACCGACTCCTGGAAGGTCCGGCCGATGGCCATGACTTCACCGACAGACTTCATCTGAGTGGTCAGGCGGGCATCGGCCTTGGGGAATTTCTCGAAGGCGAAACGCGGAATCTTGGTAACCACGTAGTCGATCGCCGGTTCGAAGGACGCCGGGGTACGACCGCCGGTGATGTCGTTCTGCAGTTCGTCGAGGGTGTAGCCGACAGCCAGCTTGGCGGCGATCTTGGCGATCGGGAAACCGGTGGCCTTGGAGGCCAGCGCCGAGGAACGCGACACCCGCGGGTTCATCTCGATGACGACCATGCGCCCGGTGTCCGGGCAGATGCCGAACTGCACGTTGGAGCCGCCGGTTTCTACGCCGATCTCGCGCAGGACCGCCAGCGAGGCATTACGCAGGATCTGGTATTCCTTGTCGGTCAGCGTTTGCGCCGGAGCGACGGTGATCGAGTCGCCGGTGTGCACGCCCATCGGATCGAAGTTCTCGATGGTGCAGACGATGATGCAGTTGTCCTTCTTATCGCGGACCACTTCCATCTCGTACTCTTTCCAGCCGATCAGCGATTCGTCGATCAGCAGTTCCTTGGTCGGCGACAGGTCCAGACCACGGGCGCAGATTTCCTCGAACTCTTCACGGTTGTAGGCGATGCCGCCGCCGGTGCCGCCCATGGTGAAGGACGGACGGATGATGCACGGGAAGCCGACTTTATCGAGCACACCATAGGCTTCGTCCATGCTGTGCGCGATCCCGGAAACCGGGCAGGCCAGGCCGATATCTTTCATCGCCTTGTCGAAGCGCGAACGGTCTTCGGCCTTGTCGATGGTGTCGGCGTTGGCGCCAATCATCTCGACGCCGAACTTGGCGAGCACGCCATGGTGCTCGAGGTCCAGCGCGCAGTTCAGCGCAGTCTGGCCACCCATGGTCGGCAGCAACGCATCCGGGCGCTCCTTCTCGATGATCTTGGCCACGGTCTGCCATTTGATCGGCTCGATGTAGGTGGCGTCGGCCATCGACGGGTCGGTCATGATGGTGGCCGGGTTGGAGTTCACCAGGATGACGCGGAAACCTTCTTCCTTCAGCGCCTTGCAGGCCTGGGCGCCGGAATAGTCGAACTCGCAGGCCTGGCCGATGACGATGGGGCCGGCGCCGAGGATCAGGATACTTTTGATGTCTGTACGTTTTGGCATGTCTTTTACTCGAATCCTTGGGTCAGTCGGCAGGCTTAGCGGCGCGCGGCCATGGCTTCGATGAAGCGGTCGAACAGCGGGGCGACGTCATGCGGGCCAGGACTGGCTTCCGGGTGACCCTGGAAGCTGAAGGCGACTTTGTCGGTCCGCTCGATGCCCTGCAGGGTGCCATCGAACAGCGACTTGTGAGTGGCGCGCAGGTTGGCCGGCAGGCTCGCCTCGTCCACGGCAAAACCGTGGTTCTGGCTGGTGATCATCACCACGCCGCTGTCGAGGTCCTGGACCGGGTGGTTGGCACCATGGTGGCCGGTGCCCATCTTCACTGTTTGCGCACCGGAGGCCAGGGCGAGCAGCTGATGGCCGAGGCAGATACCGAAGATCGGGATCTCGGTTTCCAGCACATCTTTGATTGCCTGGATCGCGTAATCGCACGGCTCAGGATCGCCAGGGCCGTTGGACAGGAACACACCGTCTGGATTCAGCGCCAGCACGTCGCTGGCCGGAGTTTGCGCCGGTACCACAGTCAGTCGGCAGCCGCGCGCGACCAACATGCGCAGGATGTTCAGTTTGACCCCGTAGTCGTAGGCGACCACGTGGTATTTCAGATCGGCTGCGGGGATTTCCGGGTGGCTGTCGCTCTCCAGATTCCACACACCGGAACGCCATTCGTATTGCTCGCTGGCGCTGACCACTTTGGCCAGGTCCATGCCTTTCAGACCCGGGAAGCTGCGGGCC is from Pseudomonas sp. LS44 and encodes:
- the carA gene encoding glutamine-hydrolyzing carbamoyl-phosphate synthase small subunit, coding for MTKPAILALADGSIFRGEAIGADGHTIGEVVFNTAMTGYQEILTDPSYAQQIVTLTYPHIGNTGTTPEDAEANRVWAAGLIIRDLPLIASNWRSKQSLPDYLKENGTVAIAGIDTRRLTRILREKGSQNGCILVGDDATEEKALELARSFPGLKGMDLAKVVSASEQYEWRSGVWNLESDSHPEIPAADLKYHVVAYDYGVKLNILRMLVARGCRLTVVPAQTPASDVLALNPDGVFLSNGPGDPEPCDYAIQAIKDVLETEIPIFGICLGHQLLALASGAQTVKMGTGHHGANHPVQDLDSGVVMITSQNHGFAVDEASLPANLRATHKSLFDGTLQGIERTDKVAFSFQGHPEASPGPHDVAPLFDRFIEAMAARR